The region GAGTGAAATCCTGATAGCCGGGCTCAAGTCCTTTTTCCGGGGTAGAAACCAAACCTACACAAGATCTACTTTTTGCCCGTTCCGGCTGAGCTACGCGTACTCTATCCCAGCCCTTGCAGGTTGGGCCTGAACGCCTGGACGTGTCGCGGAATTGTGCCGCCGCAAGTGCTCGCTTAAGCCACCTTACGCTCGAATGCGACGGGGCTTTTCCAGCCGAGTGCTGAGTGTCGGCGGCGCGGATTGTAGATGCCGTTGATGTATTCCACCGGCCGGCAGTTGATACGCAATATCAATGAGAGTGGGAGATCGCCATTTCAGCTTTTCGTCGCGTATCCCATTGATGCCGCCAGATTAGCTCAGCCTTGATGGTTTTGAAGAATGTCTCAACAACCGCAATATCGTAGCAATTACCTTTGACAGACTTCAATACCTTGAACCCATGCAGGCGCGGGAGTTTGTGGTAGTCGTTTGAACAATATTGCGACCCGCGACCCGCGCTCCGTGTGATGAATGCAGCCTTTGGGCCGTTGCGGGAACGCGATGGCTATCTCCAATGCCCGGACCGCGAGGTCGCGTTTCATGCGGTTTCTCACGGCCTAGCCGATGACGCGCCGGGAATGCAGATTAAGATCACGGCCAGATACAACCAGCCCTCACGCGTCCAGACATAGCTGATATCACGCGCCCATTTCTGGTTCGGTTCATCTGCCGTGAAGTTTCTACCAGGCAGGTTGAGGGCGATGTTGAACTTATGATTGCTGTCAGTCGTAACTTTGTTTTTGCGTGTTTTGACCATGGATATGCGTTCTGGCGCATCAAGCGTCCGACACGGTGGTGCCCGACATCCAGACCAAATCTCTTTAGCTCTTCAGTCATCCTTGGCCGATCGTAGCAGCCAAGGCTGAGACACGATTGTTCTTTGATGTGAGCCAACGTGACCAGATCAGACCGCTGCCTGCGGCTGACAGGTCGACTGCGATACGCCCGTAGTCCACGCGTGTCGACGCCAACGACATCACACAACCGATTTGGGTGAGCTGCTGTTCAGCCTTGCTGCAACCGCCAGACTGCTCGATTGCTAAATCAGGAAAGGCTTGTTGTTTGTTCTAATGCGCAGGATTAAGCCGCTAGAAAGCCCCCATCCACTACCAATTCCGTTCCTGTGACAAAGGAGCTCTCATCAGACAACAGAAATAGAACAGCGTTTGCAATTTCTCTCTCATCTGAAAGCCTCCCCATTGGGTATCTTGCTATTAAACTTTCTCGCAAACCCTGTGTATTGCGAAACAGCTCTTGTACCAAAGGTGTCTCACAATGTCCCGGGCAGACCAAGTTAACTCTTATGGAAGATTTTGCGTAGTCCAACGCCATGTTACGCGAAAAGCTAACCAGTGCTGCCTTCGATGCCGCATATGCGCAACTTTTTGACACCCCTGTGAACGACGTAATCGATCCGGCTGGGACAATCGAACCACCGCCCGCTCTTTCCAGAAATGGAATAGTCTGTTTGCAAGTTAAGAACACGCCTTTCAAATTTACTTGCATGATCCTGTCCCAGTCACTTTCAGGCATATCCACGACCGTGCCATTCGTCGTGATCCCGGCGCAGGCAAATACGCCATCTAGCTTTCCAAATCGCTCCACGGACTTTTGCACCACAGCTTCAAGACTTTCATGGCATGTTACATCCACTTCCTGAGCATATGCGATATAGCCATCGGCGTTAATGGCATTCGCGACTTTCTGCGCGGCACTAAAATCTAAGTCGCCAACCACAACCCTTGCACCCTCTATTGCAAGGCGTTGCGCAGTGG is a window of Cognatishimia sp. WU-CL00825 DNA encoding:
- a CDS encoding glucose 1-dehydrogenase gives rise to the protein MNGRSVFVTGGGSGLGATTAQRLAIEGARVVVGDLDFSAAQKVANAINADGYIAYAQEVDVTCHESLEAVVQKSVERFGKLDGVFACAGITTNGTVVDMPESDWDRIMQVNLKGVFLTCKQTIPFLERAGGGSIVPAGSITSFTGVSKSCAYAASKAALVSFSRNMALDYAKSSIRVNLVCPGHCETPLVQELFRNTQGLRESLIARYPMGRLSDEREIANAVLFLLSDESSFVTGTELVVDGGFLAA